A window from Acropora palmata chromosome 14, jaAcrPala1.3, whole genome shotgun sequence encodes these proteins:
- the LOC141866554 gene encoding uncharacterized protein LOC141866554, translated as MFGVGPRIQLRKDLVGNRTKIRKGKAFGGKRSRNLQNIDDVVLPNISSTQLIQNRDNFSNNSKEKTGIGLTEKEGKNTLRSQIIKQGRLRDSTFTVEHQGTTSDSLQCGGLFISKLCVQGGRSERSQDCGTLVSLRKERKLNSEISKRDSGFFDCSSCEDSSVPHLIAACLSHNFNKALNKEGIIKEPQKTPRIGLEFKMLLNKEKTVIRETEKLKDTPAKMCLQSTQSLHDDLIAFKNGSTRGKSSISVDCALKANDHCVKPLEFVMKTKRNSHKAGVSELDTTLAVLKTQRSIKLGKLGSCPPISLAQRQMRKSKGRAFDASRATFSHEVEVKSIDEEHRGTTARKCASCPVDLLSLRIKTKSVNYVSNRHLGCVVPTLRSIEKELTDSLGSKDVVTVDDKCTEWLNRWMDFNLDAPQKDQ; from the coding sequence ATGTTTGGAGTTGGACCAAGAATTCAGCTTCGTAAAGATTTGGTTGGCAATAGAACGAAgataagaaaaggaaaagcctTTGGAGGAAAAAGATCAAGAAATCTTCAAAATATAGACGATGTTGTTTTACCAAACATTTCAAGTACACAACTAATACAAAACCGGGACAACTTCAGCAACAActcgaaagaaaaaactgGTATAGGCTTAActgaaaaagaaggaaaaaacacATTACGGAGTCAGATAATTAAACAAGGCCGGTTAAGAGACAGTACTTTTACGGTAGAACATCAGGGAACAACATCTGATTCGCTTCAATGCGGTggtttgtttatttccaaactTTGCGTTCAAGGCGGACGGTCTGAGCGGTCTCAAGACTGTGGGACGCTTGTTTCtttgagaaaagaaagaaaattgaactctGAAATCTCCAAAAGAGACAGTGGGTTTTTTGATTGTTCCTCTTGTGAGGATAGTTCGGTACCACATTTAATTGCGGCTTGTTTGTCTCACAACTTTAACAAGGCCTTAAACAAAGAAGGAATTATAAAAGAGCCTCAAAAAACGCCCAGAATAGGGCTGGAGTTCAAGATGTTATTAAACAAGGAGAAAACTGTGATCAGAGAGACAGAAAAGTTAAAAGACACTCCGGCTAAGATGTGCTTACAATCGACTCAATCACTTCACGATGATTTAATAGCGTTTAAAAATGGATCAACTCGAGGCAAAAGCTCCATTTCAGTGGACTGTGCTTTAAAGGCGAACGATCATTGCGTCAAACCACTAGAATTCGTGATGAAAACGAAGAGAAATTCACACAAAGCGGGAGTAAGTGAGTTAGACACTACTCTTGCTGTTCTTAAAACGCAACGTAGTATCAAATTAGGGAAGCTTGGCTCGTGTCCACCAATTTCTTTGGCGCAGCGTCAAATGCGCAAAAGCAAGGGGCGCGCGTTTGATGCGAGTCGAGCGACCTTTAGTCATGAAGTGGAAGTGAAATCTATAGATGAAGAACACAGAGGCACAACAGCAAGAAAATGCGCAAGCTGTCCTGTCGATCTACTTTCACTtcgaattaaaacaaaatcagtGAATTATGTCTCGAACAGACACTTAGGTTGTGTGGTTCCCACTTTGAGATCGATAGAAAAAGAGTTAACAGATTCTTTAGGATCGAAAGACGTTGTAACCGTCGATGACAAATGCACGGAATGGTTAAACAGATGGATGGATTTCAACCTTGATGCTCCTCAAAAAGATCAGTGA